The segment GTCACAATCATGCCAAAGGACATTCAATTGGCCAGGAGGATTAGAGGCGAGAGGGCTTGAAATTGTCGATTAACTTACTCTGGTGATTCTTCTCTGATGTTCTTGAGGTTGATTTTGTGGTTAGGGTTCGTAGAATGTATATGGAAATCTTGAATCTGTTTCGTGACTGAATCACCATTATCTCTTCAAATCTGATTCTGATAACGTTTATTATGATTAATCCGTCTCTTTGATGCTCATAACAAATCGTGCCTTTCACATTCATATGAATTTGCTACTATGATTGGTATAATAATTGTTTGAACATATCATTgtttatagttttattattttattactacCTTATTTTCCTtatgttttcattatttaagcTTATTTAgtttgtaataataataaattcatgagGTATGGCTCAACTTCGTGCGTGTATGTCGTGTTAATATATGAATATTACAATAAATAGATGTAAAATAATGGATTAAATAAGGCAAGAGATCtgaccatttatttatttaaattttttaaaatttatgatttaaattgattttgatgtatttatttatctgCATAAATcgtaaaaattatattagtttATCAAAACATTACTGGTTTAaggaattaattttctttttcgtagCTCTTAAGCATAAATCCATCCCTTTTGTGACATAAATCAATATTCAacattttagataaatttataatattttaattacttgAATTAGATTCTAATTtacctaatttaaaaaaacattgttCCCATTcctcattttaattatttttctttttttttttttcttttgattaaaTTGGATGACAAATTTGTATGAATTTTATAAGAATAGTTTAAACTTATCCGTTCGTttctttaaatgaaaattaataatattttatttgaaaaataccataaatatttaaaaaatatcattaaatttttaaaaaatttattagtatttttttaaaaattttattttaaaattactcaccatatctataaaatttaaaatttagtattaacattattaattttttttttgtaaaaaaattgcACTATTAACcataaagagtattttttttagtttaaagatattttataaatgataatcatgaaatattattaaaaaaagaaaatagaaaatgagggGGAGTAAGTGGATATCATNaaaaaaaaaaaaaaaaaaaaaaaaaaaaagataaatgatgcaaatcttaaaataaaatgaattaaaatagcCGTTGGTTGGCGGGTCAAATCCTggtgcttttatttttattttggaagtCCCTTACCTAACGTGGCTGTGTATGCTAAGCGGCGCACGTCAtggaaattatataaatatacacaTTCAAGTtgtcataaataatataatattcgtttattaattatttcaaattaaattcttaattattggaataattcatttcaagttttaatattcgtttatttcatttttattgtaaaatgaatttgatttgtttttatagtacatttcttgaaatataaatacgtataatttcaatattttattaaagtcTATATTGGCCCCTTAATAATTCCTAAAAGTAATGATaaacaaccaaacaaaccatatatttttctcaatttattaaacattaattaattaatgaattacttttaccattttaactttattaaaatttactaaaataagATAACCCTACTTCCAAATAACCTAACCTAGTTTTTacttgaaagtttaaaattttatagccCTTATCTATGGTAAATCATCCATCAAAAGAAGAGTCTAACAAGTATAGAAGAGTCGAGCACTCGAGCATTCTACCTATGACACATGATAGTACTCCCTATTTCTACGTCATTCTAGGCTAGAATAGTGCAATGTTGGCTCTCCACTAGGTACAACTGAAACTCTCTCAATAGTACTCTCTATCGGGCCATGAGCCCTAAGTGGGTGACGCCGCATTCCTATATTCTAAGTAGACCCGAGGTCAATTCATGATCAGGGGTTGCACCCCAACTATCCCTACATAGACCCAGTCAATCTATGTCATTCTAACGAACCCTAAATGTGGCTCAATGATCAAGTAAGCTCAACCCCATTAACAAATCATACATATTCTCTGTAACACGTGACATCTAGTCTATAAGTCAATCAGAGCATACGTAGACATTCCAACCTTCTAACGAGTGTGAATCACATTAAATCATGAAACATAGATATCTACACAATATACATGTATATTAAACAAGATACGGTCAAATAGAGCATGTAATAGTCGTGAACGAGGTGGCCACATTCACGTTCATACATGGATGGAGAGATCCAAGTCTTgaaattctataaataaagaagaaatgacACAAACAAATTGATTGACTcacaattcattcattcattcatttctcTCACTCTCTAAGTCTcaacaaagaaagagagaaatgaCTGAAGCCAACACCTACATCCTCTACATCATCCTCTGTTTCCTTGCAACTCTCCTCCTCCAATACTTCTTCCATAGATCAAAAACCACCAAGTCCTCCTCCTCCCACCTCCGTCTCCCGCCGAGCCCGCCCTCGATCCCTCTCCTCGGCCACCTCCACCTCCTCTCCCCTTCTCTCCACAAGTCCTTCTCCGCTCTCGCCTCCAAATTCGGCCCTCTTCTTTGCCTCCAACTTGGCGCCGTTCGCTGCATCGtcgtctcctccacctccCTCGCCACCGAGGTCTTTAAGACTCAAGATCTCGCCTTTTCCTCTCGACCCAAGTTCGCCTTCAGCGATGAGACCCCGTATGGAAGTTCCGGCTTCTTTGCTGCCCCTTATGGCGACTATTGGCGCTTCATGAAGAAGCTCACCATGACTGAGCTTCTCGCTCCTAAGCAAGTCGAACGTTCACGAGCTGTTCGTTACGAGGAGGTATTGCGATTCTTGCGCAAAATGATAGCTTCGGCCGAGAACAACCAGCTCGTTGATGTTGGTGCTGAGCTCATGAAGCTCACCAACAATAGCATTTGCAGGTTTGTTATAAACAAGGATAATTAAAGAAGTGATTATCAATAATATGATACATAATCAACCACTAATCTTATTTGAGCAGGATGATGATGAACATAAGATGCGCGGACGACGGCGACGAATCGGAGAAGATCCGACAACTAGTAAAAGACACAATGGAAGTCGGAGCAAAAGTAGCATTCGGCGACGTGATCGGATGGCCACTAAAAAGGGTAGCATTTTGGTTATATGGAAAACAAGCTATCGACGTGACGATGAGGTATACAACACGACATACATAAATTCATTTAGATAGTTACGTACGTAATACTCGACTAAGCTCACGAAATAACTTCAGATACGATGCGATATTGGAGAAAGCATTAAAGCAACACGAAGAACGAGGAAAAATCGAGGGTTTTGACCGAGAAGATCGAGACTTAATGGATATAATCTTGAAAGTTCATCAAGATAGTGAAGCTGAGTTTAAGATTACAAGAACAAACGTCAAGGCTTTCTTGTTGGTAAGTTTGTTCTTATTATTAACCTGTTTGCATCATCTTTTTTGTGTCTTTATTGGCATATGAACTGCTcctcttcaatttttcttgTCATTTTGTAATCAAAGGGGTCTGGATCTGGGTTTCTTTAAAGTTTGAAACTTTGACAAAATTAAGGATGNtttttttttttttttttttttttttttttttttttttttttttttttttttttttaagaaacccTTTTGAATTCTTAAGAAACCcatgattttagtttttaatttaagaaccaaattaattaaattatgatttttgtaGGATCTTTTCGTCGGTGGCACTGGAACGTCGACGGAGGTGATGCAATGGATAATTGCCGAGCTAATCAACCATCCAAAGGAGATGAAGAAACTTAGAGAAGAGATATTCTCGATCGTCGGAGACTCGAGGTTGGTCCAAGAAACCGACGTTGCGTACATGCCTTATTTGCAGGTAAGATTTTAAATGTTAGGAACTATGACTTTTTTCtgtaatggtatgatattgtcaccGTATTATTGTCTAGTTTTTATCTATTGATTTAACCGTcagtaatttgaatttattaatttggcAGGCGGTGGTGAAGGAGGGGCTAAGAATGTACCCGGCGGTGCCGGTGGCGATGAGGAGCTGTCCACAGAGCTGCAAAATCAGCGGCTTTGACATACCGGAAAACACCATGGTGGGTGTCAACCTGTTCGCTATCATGAGAGATCCAAATGTCTGGGAAGATCCGAACGAGTTCCGGCCGGAGAGATTCTTTTCTCCGACCAAGGAGAGCGAGGGAATGAAACAGATCCAGTACGAAATCAAGGGCCAGAATTTCAGCTTCGTTCCGTTCGGCGGCGGACGGCGGGGCTGTCCTGGCTCCACCTTGGCCTTCACCACCAGCACCCTCGTCATCGCCACCATGGTCCAGTGCTTTGACTGGAAAGTGGACGGCAAAGACGACAAGAAAGCCAATATGGAAATCGGGTCGGGTCTCGGGTTGCCCATGGCCCACCCACTCAACTGCATTCCTGTTGTCAAGTTCAACCCTTTTGgttctaattaaaataaataaataaataaatttcaaatattttaagagagagaaggaaataatatgtattttattgTTCACTTCTACTTAATTAccacttgtttttttttttacaaataaaaaactgtcctttttttattaaaatatcaattactattaaattatattcgtATGCCGTAAGCAATTATGGGCGGATATACAAAAGCTTTATGGCTgaatatttgtaacaactcgaGTTcgccgttagcagatattgttgggttttctctcaaaatttaaaaacgtgtatgctagggagaggattccacaccttataaagaatgtttcgttttcctctctaaccgatgtgagatctcacaatccactccttttaGGACCCAATGTCCTCGTGACACttgaaaatatcataaacatagAATCACGGAtcacaataaaacaaaataaccttaatttaatcaaataattaagacACAAATTAGTATATAAAATTGTAGGTTAAACTCATACgtcacaaataataataattaattaatgggaATAGGTTAAATCTGTGTCATGTGGGAGGTTTGACCTTTGACTTTacgaattttaaataaatcatataataataagcaaataaattaataaaacgtGGGTGTGTGGGCATTGACCGAGTATCTTTCAATGattccaaacattttttattacaacAAACAAATCACATAAatcttcataaattatatatttatatatttccttattttcatcaaataaaatattacatcATTATCTGTACCAAAGTTGAACATcagaatataaaattaaattaattttcataagcTTTAAAGACTAATtccaaaaattataattatttttccaactttatttttttatttagtttggCATCGACCAAACATGTTGAGACCAACTCAACAAgaatttacatattttaataattttttatttttaatttatagttttataatatttctatagtaattaaatttgatagtTTTGAAGAGTCAAAagtaatttatcaaattttacgttgtttaattttaataatatttgattagTTCTTTAGGATGTGCTTTGACTTCAttagttattaaaaattatattattcaaaagaaaaactaatggttaattattatGATAATTGTAGATTAAAAAAGAGGTAATTTGTTtatggctaaattaataaaaaaatggcctgaatttatattttgtctagaaaataatattgaatttttaaatatttcaatattaccCTTAAGCTTTCGGAAAATATCGATTTTTTTACGCTTTTAAAAAAGCTTacaatattaatgaaattttgataatttaaagaaaattttaaactttttaatattttaagtgTATTATTCAACAATttaggatattttttttttaagcaaaaaattttgtatttttattaacttaGTAGTATCGGTTGGATTAAAGTCTTATTGGGCCTTGTTAGGAAGGTGGCCCAATATCAATATGTAAAAATAGGGCCATGGCCCATTTAAGAAGGTGGCCCAACATCAATATGTAAAAATAGGGCCATGGCCCATTTAAGAAGGTGGCCCAACATCAATATGTAAAAATAGGGCCATGGCCCATTTAAGAAGGTGGCCCAACATCAATATGTAAAAATAGGGCCATGGCCCATTTAAGAAGGTGGCCCAACATCAATATGTAAAAATAGGGCCATGGCCCATTTAAGAAGGTGGCCCAACATCAATATGTAAAAATAGGGCCATGGCCCATTTAAGAAGGTGGCCCAACATCAATATGTAAAAATAGGGCCATGGCCCATTTAAGAAGGTGGCCCAACATCAATATGTAAAAATAGGGCCATGGCCCATTTAAGAAGGTGGCCCAACATCAATATGTAAAAATAGAGCCATGGCCCATTTAAGAAGGTGGTCCAACATCAATATGTAAAAGTAGAGCCATGGCCCATTTAAGAAGGTGGCCCAACATCAATATGTAAAAATAGGGCCATGGCCCATTTAAGAAGGTGGCCCAACATCAATATGTAAAAATATAGCTATGGCCCATTTAAGAAGATGGCCCAATATCAATATCTAAAAGTAGAACCATGGCCCAAGAAGGCCCTGTTTACATGGATCACATGTCAATCACGCAAAGCATGACATTGCACATTTCATGCCCCATAaagcttttatattttaggacGATATATGTTTGATTTGTTTCATGAGATTTTGATTCAACTATCGATGTTTCCGATGATATTAAGCATCAAGTTATACTTAGAGATGTCCACGGAGAGGGGGCAGAGATGGGAAGCATTTTCTGTCCTCATCCCTGCCACCTATTTTATGTCCTCATCTCTGTCACCTATTTCATTATCTATTTCTGCAAAATTTTCGATctcatcatatcatcacatGATTCTTACGGTGGAAAGCAATGTTGTTTTCAAAAGCTCAACCTAACCCATAAATGCTGATAAATTGGCATACTTTGTGTTGTTAGGTTTCATAATCAACTGGTAGGGAGTTTTGGCACCCAATTTTGGTAACTTTTTAAGGCTCAAGACATTCATCATCATGTGACAAGTTATTGACTTTGTTGTTGCCCATTCTTATAATTTCAGGGTCAGAAAATTGCCCTTAAAAACAACTCTTCCAAGCTTCCATTTTGCTGCTTCCATGGAGTTCTTCCTGTTTTTGCTTCTGCTTTTGTGCTTTTTCATGGGTACCAACcacaaatctctctctttttcactCTTTATAACGTGTTTTGATTGAtagctttccttttcaggcACTGATGCGGCAGTTTTCACTTTGGAGAACAAATGTAGTGACATAATATGGCCAGGAATCCAACCAGGAGCTGGGAAGCCTCAGCTCATGAGCGGCGGATTTCAGCTTAAGCCTGGCGAGATCGTAACGATCAAGGCGCCTGCTGGATGGTCTGGCCGATTCTGGGGTCGTCGTGGATGTTCCTTCGATGTCTCCGGCAATGGAAGGTGCGAAACGGGCGACTGCGGTGGCGTGCTTAAATGTTCAGGCTCAGGAGGTGCCCCGCCTGCTACACTTGCAGAGTTCACCTTAGACAGTCCTTTGGATTTCTATGATGTTAGCCTTGTTGATGGCTATAACATGCCGATTTCAATATCCCCATATGGTGGCTCTGGGAATTGTCAAATGGTGAAATGCCTGTCGGACTTGAATCGACAATGCCCCCGTGGtttggagatgaagaagaacgGTACGGTTGTTGCTTGTCGGAGTGCATGCTTGGCTTTCGACAAGCCAGAGTATTGCTGCACTGGTGCATACGGCAGCCCGCAGACGTGCAAACCGACGGTTTACTCGAAAGCGTTCAAGTTAGCTTGTCCGATGGCTTATAGCTATGCATATGATGATCCAACAAGCACATATACATGCCAGAAAGCAAATTATTCAATTAGATATTGCTGAATGAATGATCTTTTACATTGAACTTGTAACTTACAATAGATTCTATGACAGACAATCTCCTTAAATCCTATAACTTTTAAATAGAGTACACAATGTtgtgttcttctttcttgtatCTTCATGTTCCTTTAAGCTTACTATGTGGTCTGTACAGATCATTTTTCTGGGTTCTTGTTATTGACCCGAGCACGTGCATTTCGCTTTCGTATCGGTAAGGGTCTGCAAAAAAGACAAAGCTTTTGTGAGTAAAAGGCGTTGGTTGGTTGGATGTTCATGTGATTTCATTAACTTTGTGTTGTTAGGAGGCTACCTTGACCTGTCTCTGCAGGCCTTTAATGTATTCAATGGCCAGCTCTAGCATATCAGCTGTGCTTGTCTGCTGCAAGGAAGAGTGTTTAGATATCAAAACTGTGCGGTGTATGAAAGATTTATGAGGTGGGCTGAGGATAATTACCTTGTCCATGTCAGGAAACAGCTCCTGCAGTTTCTTCATTCGCTCACTAATTCGGATTCTTCTCATCTGCAAATTCAAGAATTTGACGAGTTAGAGTTCATTAGATTAGGACAATCAATGAGAGTTTGATTGAACAAAGAGAGGATCGATCGATCGATCTACCCGCTCTGCGATGCTTCGTGGGTGCGTGGCGCATCCTCTTTTTGCTCGAATTTGGTGACGAACTGGCTCTTCAAATCTCAGAAACTTCTCCACTGGGTCCTTGTTGAAAGTTATAGGTAAGCTCAAATGATGAGCCAATCCACGAATGTCATTTCCTGAATCAGCATTCTGCAGAACAAAGATTGTTAAGTCGTGTTGccggtagatattgtcagctttgGCCCGTTTACGTATCGCCgccagcctcacagtttttaaaatatttcattctcctctccacccgatttgggatctcacaatccacctcttagGAGTTAGggtccttgctggcatatcgcctagtgtctggctctaataccatttgtaaaaaaacacaaaccccatctctagcagatattgtccactttgacccgttacctAAAACCGTCTCACAGTTTTTGAAACGCATCTACtgggaagaggtttccacactcttgtaaggaatacttcgttcccctctccagtCGATATAAGATCTCACACAAACTGAGTTTCAAAGCACATGAAGCAGACAAAACTTGGCAGGTCGTATAAGATAGTACCTGAGTCTCAAGCAGGATTGATGTTGGAAACGTGCGTCCATTGTTATCTCTCCCTCTTTTTAAGTCTCTGATTGTTGAGCTATCCCAAGAACTTCTTACAGCTCTCATCCTTTTATTCTCCTCTTCTGCAATTGGAGGCATATGGGTTGAGGCAAACGATTGCCCAGTTATGTTCATCTGGCTACCAATCCGGCTATATGGATAAGCAACATCCACATCTTTTCTGCTGCAACTCCCAAACTTCTGGATATCCCTCGCAGCATTGCCTGCTAGTCATCAAGAGAAGAGGTAGTCCTGTTAAAAAGTGACTCAGAATTCGTTCTGCGAGTCAAAAAAAGCAaagtgtaacagtccaagctcaccgcaattagatattatcctctttaagCTTCCCTTTCGGGTGGGCTtttcttcaaggttttaaaacacatctactaaggagaggttttctcactcttacaaagaatgcttcgttcccctctctaactaatTGTGAGACCCATTCAATTGATTGtgagaaacttctccctaacagaagtggtttaaaaccttgaaggaagtCCGAAGTTTAAGTTCAGAAAgatcaaagagaacaatatctactagcgaagAGCTTGGCCTCTTACAACAAGAGATAGGTCAATTCAGTAGCCTTTTGCTCGAGTTCATTGGACTCTTACAACAAGAGATAGGTCAATTCAGTAGCCTTTTGCTCGAGT is part of the Cucurbita pepo subsp. pepo cultivar mu-cu-16 chromosome LG12, ASM280686v2, whole genome shotgun sequence genome and harbors:
- the LOC111807665 gene encoding cytochrome P450 705A22-like, which encodes MTEANTYILYIILCFLATLLLQYFFHRSKTTKSSSSHLRLPPSPPSIPLLGHLHLLSPSLHKSFSALASKFGPLLCLQLGAVRCIVVSSTSLATEVFKTQDLAFSSRPKFAFSDETPYGSSGFFAAPYGDYWRFMKKLTMTELLAPKQVERSRAVRYEEVLRFLRKMIASAENNQLVDVGAELMKLTNNSICRMMMNIRCADDGDESEKIRQLVKDTMEVGAKVAFGDVIGWPLKRVAFWLYGKQAIDVTMRYDAILEKALKQHEERGKIEGFDREDRDLMDIILKVHQDSEAEFKITRTNVKAFLLDLFVGGTGTSTEVMQWIIAELINHPKEMKKLREEIFSIVGDSRLVQETDVAYMPYLQAVVKEGLRMYPAVPVAMRSCPQSCKISGFDIPENTMVGVNLFAIMRDPNVWEDPNEFRPERFFSPTKESEGMKQIQYEIKGQNFSFVPFGGGRRGCPGSTLAFTTSTLVIATMVQCFDWKVDGKDDKKANMEIGSGLGLPMAHPLNCIPVVKFNPFGSN
- the LOC111807718 gene encoding thaumatin-like protein, whose product is MEFFLFLLLLLCFFMGTDAAVFTLENKCSDIIWPGIQPGAGKPQLMSGGFQLKPGEIVTIKAPAGWSGRFWGRRGCSFDVSGNGRCETGDCGGVLKCSGSGGAPPATLAEFTLDSPLDFYDVSLVDGYNMPISISPYGGSGNCQMVKCLSDLNRQCPRGLEMKKNGTVVACRSACLAFDKPEYCCTGAYGSPQTCKPTVYSKAFKLACPMAYSYAYDDPTSTYTCQKANYSIRYC
- the LOC111807717 gene encoding transcription factor bHLH130-like isoform X3, with the translated sequence MSLLCSPNFKFSNDEVKKYPDFMDCDSTNNHVSQQENPNSAPHSLFASLVNGTEGFDSNNNGGGGREDYRFIRSSSPGVEAFLSRFMASYNEETFDSGSDERAVKQEMGESVRQHNEFCNQSSSMVNSAGGAQIGNLFRVMNSSDYGARNSANLFRQSSSPAGFFSNLAPQNAGNAARDIQKFGSCSRKDVDVAYPYSRIGSQMNITGQSFASTHMPPIAEEENKRMRAVRSSWDSSTIRDLKRGRDNNGRTFPTSILLETQNADSGNDIRGLAHHLSLPITFNKDPVEKFLRFEEPVRHQIRAKRGCATHPRSIAERMRRIRISERMKKLQELFPDMDKTSTADMLELAIEYIKGLQRQVKTLTDTKAKCTCSGQ
- the LOC111807717 gene encoding transcription factor bHLH130-like isoform X2; its protein translation is MSLLCSPNFKFSNDEVKKYPDFMDCDSTNNHVSQQENPNSAPHSLFASLVNGTEGFDSNNNGGGGREDYRFIRSSSPGVEAFLSRFMASYNEETFDSGSDERAVKQEMGESVRQHNEFCNQSSSMVNSAGGAQIGNLFRVMNSSDYGARNSANLFRQSSSPAGFFSNLAPQNGNAARDIQKFGSCSRKDVDVAYPYSRIGSQMNITGQSFASTHMPPIAEEENKRMRAVRSSWDSSTIRDLKRGRDNNGRTFPTSILLETQNADSGNDIRGLAHHLSLPITFNKDPVEKFLRFEEPVRHQIRAKRGCATHPRSIAERMRRIRISERMKKLQELFPDMDKQTSTADMLELAIEYIKGLQRQVKTLTDTKAKCTCSGQ
- the LOC111807717 gene encoding transcription factor bHLH130-like isoform X1, which produces MSLLCSPNFKFSNDEVKKYPDFMDCDSTNNHVSQQENPNSAPHSLFASLVNGTEGFDSNNNGGGGREDYRFIRSSSPGVEAFLSRFMASYNEETFDSGSDERAVKQEMGESVRQHNEFCNQSSSMVNSAGGAQIGNLFRVMNSSDYGARNSANLFRQSSSPAGFFSNLAPQNAGNAARDIQKFGSCSRKDVDVAYPYSRIGSQMNITGQSFASTHMPPIAEEENKRMRAVRSSWDSSTIRDLKRGRDNNGRTFPTSILLETQNADSGNDIRGLAHHLSLPITFNKDPVEKFLRFEEPVRHQIRAKRGCATHPRSIAERMRRIRISERMKKLQELFPDMDKQTSTADMLELAIEYIKGLQRQVKTLTDTKAKCTCSGQ